Proteins encoded by one window of Corynebacterium amycolatum:
- a CDS encoding DUF3054 domain-containing protein — MNTRVSTFLIDILAIFIFAVLARLAHNTPEDPFTFINILDTWWPFAIGVLLGTALIKNEPNPRAVSSGAIVWLGTVVVGLAVWATRNSAVPHWSFILVASVMSALLLLGWRAASNAVARKSLD; from the coding sequence ATGAACACACGCGTATCGACGTTCTTGATTGACATCCTCGCCATCTTTATTTTCGCCGTGTTAGCGCGCCTGGCTCACAACACTCCCGAGGATCCTTTTACCTTCATCAATATCCTCGATACCTGGTGGCCGTTCGCAATCGGTGTCCTCCTGGGAACCGCGCTGATTAAGAATGAGCCGAACCCGCGTGCAGTGAGTTCAGGCGCAATTGTGTGGCTCGGTACTGTCGTCGTCGGCCTCGCTGTGTGGGCCACCCGCAATTCGGCAGTCCCGCACTGGTCCTTCATTCTGGTCGCCTCAGTCATGAGCGCCTTGCTGCTGCTGGGTTGGCGAGCAGCGTCGAATGCGGTTGCTCGTAAGTCTCTGGACTAA